Part of the Halostella litorea genome is shown below.
TTCACCGAGGCCGAACGCACGTTCGTCGAACTGCTCACCCAGTGGGTGAGCTACGAACTCACCCAGGAGCAGGCCCAGCGCGAACTGCAACGGCAGAACGAGCGCCTCGACCGGTTCGCGGACGTCGTCAGCCACGACCTGCGCAACCCCCTCCAGACGGCGACGGGCCACCTGGAGCTCGCCCGCGAGCGCTACGACGACGACAACCTCGACACCGTCGCCGAGATGCATGCGCGGATGGAACAGCTGATCGAGGACGTCCTCGCCGTCGCGCAGGGCGGACAGGAGGTCCCGCCCGCGGACAGGGAGGACGTGTCGCTGTTCTCGGTCGCTCAGGCGGCGTGGGAGACGGCGGGCGACGACGCCGCGGCGCTCACGCTGGACGGCGACGACGCCGTCGTCCGCTGCGACGAGAGCCGGCTCCGGCAACTGTTCGAGAACCTGTTCCGGAACGCCGTCGAGCACGGGACCGACGACGGCGGGCTCACCGTCCACGTCGGCGCGCTGGACGGCGACGCAAACGAGTTCGACTCCAACCCCGGCTTCTACGTCGCCGACGACGGTCCCGGCATCCCCGAGGGTGAGCGCGAGAAGGTGTTCGAGGACGGGTTCTCGGACGGCGGCTCGACGGGGCTGGGGCTGACCATCGTCGAGGAAGTGGCGGCGGCCCACGGCTGGACCGTGTCGGTCGGCGGGAGCGAGTCGGGCGGCGCGCGGTTCGAGGTCCGGGACGCCGAGTAGTCACTCGAAGACGGCGTCGAACGCGTCCGCGCCCATGGGGTCGAACGTCCCGGCGGCAGCGTTCTCCGCGACGTGGTCCGGGCCGCTCGCCCCGACCAGCGCGCAGGTGATGCCGGGCGCGCTCCGCGCGAAGTTGATGGCCCGCTGGGCCGTCGTGTCGCCGGCCAGCCGCTCGGCCACGTCCTCCGGGATCGATTCGGCGAGTTGCCCCTGTGCGAGGCTCGCGCTCGCGAAGACGTTGATCCCCGCCTCGCGGGCAAAGGCCAGCGCACTCGTCGGGCCGTCCGGCGACTCGTGGGCCTCGACGGTGAACGCGTCGGCCATGACCACGTTGAACGGCAGCTGTATCGCGGAGAAGCCGGTCGTCTCGTTGCCTGCGGCGTCGGCGGCGGCCCGCGCCCGAGAAACGACTTCCGGGAGCGAGAGGTACTGCTCGTGGTCCGGCGGCACGCGGAACGCCTCCCACGTCGCGACGCCGTAGGCGCTCAGGTCGCCGGCCGCGACGCGCTCCTCCAGCCGGCGGAACGCCGCCTCCAGCCGGTCGTACACCTCGTCGCGCGACCGCTCGGCGAGTTGCGTCTCGGGGTTGTGGACGTAGTAGAGGTCGACCGTCTCGACGTCCAGGTTCGACAGCGATCGGTCGACCTGGTCGTCGAGGTACGCCGGCGCGATGCAGTGGCTCCCCCGGACCAGGTCATCGCGGTCGACGAGTCCCGTCTCGACGTACTCCTCGCGGACGTACCGCCCCGGATCGGCCGGGCGCTCGCCGTCGAACGGGACGAACCCGCCCTTCGTGGCGACGAGGACGGCGTCGCGGTCCACGTCGGCGTCCGCGAGCGCGCGTCCGACGACGCGCTCGCTCCGCTGACAGCGGTAGTTTATCGCCGTGTCTACGACGTTGACGCCGCTCTCCAGTGCGGTTCGGACCGCCTCGTAGTAGCCCTCGTCGACCGCGTCGGTCGGGTCCCCGAGGTACGTGCCGACGCCGACGCTGGAGACGACGCCGTCGCCGTACCGGCGGAAGTACGTGCGACCGAACGAGTCGCCGAAGCGGTCCCGGTAGTCCCAGGTTCCCTGCCCGGTTGCCATGCGGGGGCGTACGGGCGGGGCCGGGAAAAGCGCTACACGTCGCCGTCGAGCGCCGCGAACAGCCGGCCGGTGAACTCGTCGCGGGTGAGGCCGTCCGAGGGGCCGATGCCGTGCATGTGGTCGACCGACACCTGCCCGCCGCCCATCCGCGCGTGGCCGCCGGCGTCGGCCATCGGGATGTCGTCGACGACCGCCCGGAGCGCCTCGCCCATGTGGACGCGGTCGTCGCGCGAGCGCCCCGAGAGGTGGAGCGTTCCCTCGTGCTCGCCGTAGACGACGACCGCGGTGACGCCTTCGAGGCTCGTCAGTTCGTCGGCCGCCTGCGGGATGGCGTCGACAACGTCGACCTCCCCCACGTCACACACCGCG
Proteins encoded:
- a CDS encoding aldo/keto reductase, which gives rise to MATGQGTWDYRDRFGDSFGRTYFRRYGDGVVSSVGVGTYLGDPTDAVDEGYYEAVRTALESGVNVVDTAINYRCQRSERVVGRALADADVDRDAVLVATKGGFVPFDGERPADPGRYVREEYVETGLVDRDDLVRGSHCIAPAYLDDQVDRSLSNLDVETVDLYYVHNPETQLAERSRDEVYDRLEAAFRRLEERVAAGDLSAYGVATWEAFRVPPDHEQYLSLPEVVSRARAAADAAGNETTGFSAIQLPFNVVMADAFTVEAHESPDGPTSALAFAREAGINVFASASLAQGQLAESIPEDVAERLAGDTTAQRAINFARSAPGITCALVGASGPDHVAENAAAGTFDPMGADAFDAVFE